The genome window AAAAAAGCTTCCGGAATCTGCTTCTTTCTATAGAATAACTTTTCTTTTTACTACGCTATTATAATTAATACACAATCAGGATGGCAGTTTTAAAAGAAACCATCTAGTAAGGTAAATGACCGGACGAGCGTTACATAAAACGCATACCTAACTAATGAAGAATTTGAAACTGTACAATGTGAATGACGAAAGGGTGGATACGAAATGGCTTCTAAAACAAAGAAGGCTATTATCGACGTAAAGAAACAATTTGAGGCTGTTCATAAACAATTTGAATTGGTTCAAATTTTGAATGAAAAAGGAGAAATCGTTAATCCAGATTTAATGCCGGATTTAACAGATGATCAATTAGTAGAATTAATGACTCGTATGGTTTGGACTCGTGTACTTGACCAACGTTCTATCTCACTTAACCGTCAAGGACGTCTAGGTTTCTACGCTCCAACTGCTGGACAAGAAGCTTCCCAACTTGCAAGTCACTATGCACTTGAAAAACATGACTATATTCTTCCAGGATACCGTGATGTGCCTCAACTTATCTGGCACGGACTTCCACTTACAAAAGCGTTCTTGTTCTCTCGTGGACACTTTGTAGGTAACCAATTCCCTGAAGATTTAAATGTATTATCACCACAAATCATCATCGGTGCACAAATCGTGCAAGCTGCCGGTGTTGCTCTAGGTCTTAAAAAACGTAAAAAAGATGCTGTTGTAATCACTTATACAGGTGATGGCGGTTCTTCCCAAGGTGACTTCTATGAAGGAATGAACTTTGCGGGTGCTTACCATGCTCCAGCGATTTTCGTAGTACAAAACAACAAATTCGCGATTTCTACACCTCGTGAAAAACAATCTGCTGCTGAAACATTAGCTCAAAAAGCAGTTGCAGCCGGAATCCCAGGCGTACAAGTAGACGGAATGGATCCACTTGCAGTATATGCTGTAACTAAATTCGCTCGTGAACGTGCAGTTGCTGGTGAAGGCCCAACTCTAATCGAAACAATGACTTACCGTTATGGTCCACATACACTTTCTGGTGATGATCCAACTCGTTACCGTACAAAAGAACTTGATGGTGAATGGGAACTTAAAGATCCAATCGTTCGCTTCCGTACTTTCTTAGAAGGTAAAGGCCTTTGGAACGAAGAAAAAGAAAATGCTGTTATCGATCAAGCAAAAGAAGAAATCAAAGTAGCAATTAAAGAAGCAGACGCTACACCAAAACAAACAGTGACTGATCTTCTTAAAAATATGTACGAAACACCAACTGCTCCTATCAAAGAGCAACTGGCAATCTATGAAGCGAAGGAGTCGAAATAATCATGGCGCAAAAAACAATGATTCAAGCGATTACAGATGCGCTTGCAGTAGAACTTGAAAAAGACGAAAACGTATTAGTTTTTGGGGAAGACGTTGGTAAAAACGGCGGCGTATTCCGTGCAACAGAAGGATTACAAGAAAAATTTGGCGAAGATCGTGTATTCGATACTCCTTTAGCAGAATCCGGTATTGGCGGTCTTGCTATCGGTCTTGCACTTGAAGGTTTCCGTCCGGTTCCAGAGATTCAATTCTTCGGTTTCGTATTTGAAGTAATGGATTCCGTTGCTGGTCAAATGGCTCGTATGCGTTACCGTACAGGCGGAACTCGTAATGCTCCAATCACAATTCGCGCACCATTTGGTGGCGGCGTTCATACACCGGAAATGCATGCGGATAACTTAGAAGGCTTAATGGCGCAATCTCCTGGCTTAAAAGTGGTAATTCCATCTACTCCATACGATGCAAAAGGTCTTTTAATCTCAGCAATTCGTGATAACGATCCTGTTATTTTCTTAGAGCATATGAAATTATATCGTTCTTTCCGTGAAGAAGTTCCAGAAGGCGAATACACAGTAGAAATTGGTAAAGCAGCTGTTCGTCGTGAAGGTACTGATGTTTCTATCATCACTTACGGTGCGATGGTGCAAGAATCAATGAAAGCAGCAGAAGCTCTTGAAAAAGATGGCGTATCTGTAGAGGTTATCGATTTACGTACAATTAGCCCAATTGATGTGGAAACAATCATTGCTTCCGTTAAGAAAACAAACCGTGCTGTTGTAGTTCAAGAAGCGCAAAAACAAGCAGGTATTGCAGCTAATATCGTTGCAGAAATTAACGATCATGCAATCCTTTCTCTAGAAGCTCCAGTTATGCGAGTTGCTGCTCCAGATAGCGTATTCCCGTTCTCTCAAGCAGAAACAGTTTGGTTACCAAATCATAACGATATTATCGAACGTGTAAAAGAAGTTATCGCATTTTAATTCATAATGACCGTTTTAAAACTTATGGGGAGTTTTAGAAGGGGAAAGAAATATTTTTATACTAAGGTTCAGTTTATCTGAACCTTAGAAATTACAGGAGGCTTAATAAAATGGCATATTCATTTAAATTACCGGATATCGGTGAAGGTATCCATGAAGGTGAAATCGTTAAATGGTTTGTACAACCAGGCGATAAAATTGAAGAAGATGAATCCCTATTTGAAGTACAAAACGACAAATCAGTGGAAGAAATCACTTCTCCAGTTTCAGGAACAATTAAAGAAATCAAAGTTGCTGAAGGTACAGTTGCTACAGTTGGACAAGTACTAGTAACGTTTGATGGCGTAGAAGGTCACGAAGACGACGCCGAAGAAGAAAGCGCAGCACCAAAAGCAGAATCCACAGAATCAACTCCTGCACCCGCACAAGCTAGCGGAAAAGGAATTTTTGAATTCAAATTACCAGATATTGGTGAAGGAATTCATGAAGGTGAAATTGTTAAATGGTTTATTCAACCGGGCGATAAAGTAGAAGAAGATCAGTCCATTTTTGAAGTACAAAACGACAAATCTGTCGAAGAAATTACTTCTCCAGTAGATGGTACTGTTAAAGATATTTTAGTTAGCGAAGGAACAGTAGCAACAGTTGGTCAAGTATTAGTAACATTCGAAGGTGATTTTGAAGGAGAAGCAAGCCATGAATCTACTCCAGAATCTCCAGCAGAAGACGCTGCACTTGCTAACAACGATGCAACTTCCGCACCAGCAACAGGTGGAAACGGAACTCCATCATCTAAAAAAGATCCTAATGGCCTTGTAATTGCAATGCCTTCTGTACGTAAATATGCGCGTGAAAAAGGCGTTAATATCGCTGAAGTAGCAGGCTCTGGAAAAAATAACCGCGTAGTTAAAGCTGATATTGATGCTTTCCTAAACGGCGAACAACCAGCTGCAGCAACAACTACTGCTCAAACAGAAGAAAAAGCAGCTGCACCAAAAGCAGAAAAAGCAGCAGCAAAACAACCAGTTGCAAGCTCCGATGCTTACCCAGAAACACGCGAAAAATTAACACCAACTCGTCGTGCGATTGCAAAAGCAATGGTAAACTCAAAACATACAGCTCCACACGTTACTTTAATGGACGAAATCGAAGTAACTGCACTTATGGCTCACCGCAAACGTTTCAAAGAAGTGGCTGCCGAAAAAGGTATCAAACTTACTTTCTTACCTTACATGGTGAAAGCTCTTGTTGCAACGCTTCGTGACTTCCCAGTGCTTAACACAACTTTAGATGATGCGACAGAAGAACTTGTTTACAAACATTACTTCAACGTTGGTATCGCAGCAGATACAGACCACGGTTTATATGTACCAGTAATTAAAAATGCTGATAAAAAATCGGTATTCCAAATTTCTGATGAAATCAACGAACTAGCTGGAAAAGCACGTGATGGTAAATTAACTGCTGACGAAATGCGCCACGGTTCCGCAACTATTTCTAATATCGGTTCTGCCGGCGGACAATGGTTCACTCCAGTAATTAATTACCCAGAAGTTGCTATTCTAGGTGTTGGTCGCATTGCTCAAAAACCTATCGTAAAAGATGGCGAAATTGTAGCAGCACCAGTACTAGCTCTTTCCTTGAGCTTTGACCACCGTGTAATTGACGGCGCAACTGCTCAAAAAGCAATGAACAATATTAAACGTTTATTAAACGATCCAGAATTATTACTAATGGAGGTGTAACAAAATGGTAGTAGGCGATTTTCCAGAAGAAAGAGACACCATAGTCATCGGTGCAGGCCCAGGTGGGTATGTAGCCGCAATCCGAGCTGCACAACTCGGACAGAAAGTTACCATTATTGAAAAAGAATATTACGGCGGTGTGTGCTTAAACGTGGGATGTATTCCTTCCAAAGCACTTATCACAATCGGTCACCGTTTTAAAGAAGCTGGACACTCTGATAACATGGGTATTACAGCGGACAACGTGAACTTAGATTTCACAAAAGCACAAGAATGGAAAGGCGGCGTAGTTAACAAGCTTACATCAGGTGTTAAAGGCCTTCTTAAGAAAAATAAAGTAGAAATGTTAGAAGGAGAAGCGTTCTTCGTGGATGATCATTCCTTACGTGTGATTCACCCTGATTCCGCTCAAACTTATACATTCAATAACGTTATCATTGCAACAGGATCTCGTCCAATCGAAATCCCAGGTTTCAAATATGGTAAACGTGTATTAAGCTCAACTGGTGCACTTGCACTAACAGAAGTTCCGAAAAAATTAGTCGTAATTGGCGGCGGATATATCGGAACAGAACTAGGTGGAGCATTCGCTAACCTTGGTACAGAACTAACTATCCTTGAGGGTGGTCCAGAAATCTTACCAACATACGAAAAAGACATGGTTTCCCTAGTTAAACGTAATCTGAAAAGCAAAAACGTTGAAATGGTTACTAAAGCACTTGCAAAATCTGCTGAAGAAACTGAAAACGGCGTTAAAGTAACGTATGAAGCTAACGGTGAAACAAAAACTATCGAAGCTGATTATGTTTTAGTAACAGTAGGTCGTCGTCCAAATACAGACGAAATCGGTTTAGAACAAGCTGGCGTTAAAGTAACAGAACGCGGTTTAGTAGAAGTTGATAAACAAGGTCGCTCGAACGTTTCTAACATTTTCGCAATTGGTGACATCGTTCCTGGTGTTCCTCTAGCTCACAAAGCTAGCTATGAAGCAAAAATCGCTGCTGAAGCAATTGCTGGCGAAAAATCCGAAAACGATTATACAGCACTTCCAGCTGTCGTTTTCAGTGATCCAGAACTTGCTACAGTTGGTTTAACAGAAAAAGAAGCAAAAGAAAAAGGCTTTGATGTAAAAGCTGCTAAATTCCCATTCGGTGGTAACGGTCGTGCGCTTTCTTTAGATGCACCAGAAGGATTTGTTCGTCTAGTTACTCGTAAAGAAGATGGCCTAGTTATCGGCGCACAAGTTGCCGGAATGAACGCTTCTGATATTATTTCAGAAATCGGCTTAGCAATCGAATCAGGCATTACAGCAGAAGACATCGCGCTTACTATCCACGCTCACCCATCACTAGGAGAGCTTACAATGGAAGCAGCCGAACTTGCTTTAGGTCGCCCAATTCATATGTAATCAACACGAAGCGGAGATACTCTTTTTTGGGTATCTCCGCTTTTAAATATAGAAATAAGTGCGCATTTTCACAAAAACACTTTTTAGTTCATTTTTTGAATTATTTAAAGTATCCGTTTTAGAAAAAAAGGAGTATAATGTAACAAGTGAACGTAAAAAGTCAAATCTAATTGAATCAGGTGAAAAAATGGAGAAACAAACAGCAACTTGGAAGAAAGCTCTATTTTGGTTTGCGTATGTAGTAGCAGGAATTTGTTTTGTATTGACAATCGTAGCCTTTGGAGTAGGTTTCTTTCATCATATGCATGATACAGGTGGATGGCGCTCGGTTATTCAAATTCTCGAAACACCAATCACTGGCTTTGTCAAAATGACTGGTGGCTATATCGGTAAAGGGATTTTAGAAGTAATTATTCTGATTATCGTTAGTTATGTACTACCAATCTTCTTCTGTTTTGCAACGCATTATTTAAAAGTGAAACGACGTGAAATGACTTAAAATAAGATTATTTTGTAAAAAGCAAAGCGAATGAGCATTGCTTTTTATTTATTTGGTCAAGTTATTTTATTTTTGCCTCGGAAGCATGCTAAAATAACAATAAGAGACTTGATGAGGAGGAGACGCATATGCCATCTAAGAAGAAAAAAATTGTCGTTATCGGCAGAAGTAATCTACAAAATCTCTACATTCATACAGTTCTTTTAAAAAAAATACCAGCCGAGATTTACTTAATAGACGATCAAGCGAAAACAAGCGTACAAGATTTTGACTATGCGAGTTATTATCATGCAGATGCGACCATTCACGCAGGAACCTTCAACGAGTGTCGCAACGCTGATATAGTCGTCTTTTTTCAAGAAGAAATGTCCAATCAAATCGTTTCAAAAGAAGACAATGTCACTCTAATCAAAGAAAAAGTGAAGAAAATGATGGCAACTGGTTTCCGAGGAATTGTCTTAGTGGCAACAGCTGAGAGTAATGTCGTTGCCGCGTTAATTAAACGCTTCTCCGGTTTATCAGCAAATCAAATTATTACGCTTGGCACCATGCTTGCGACGTCTTATTTTCAAGTGGAAATTGCTAAATTATTTAAAATCAGCCCTAAAAATGTACACGGATATATTATTGGTGATAATGCAGAAGATGTCATTCCTGTATGGAGCAGGGCTTTCCTTGGTGGCAAACCAATTTTAAGTTATTTAGCCGAAGATCAAAAAAGAATCTCAGCAGAGGATTTACAAAATTTAACAAAAATGATTACTAAAATTCCGGATTTTCCTTTTGAAAATAAAGATGGTTGTACTTTCCGATTTAGCACTGTAACTGTTCTTGCTGAATTAACCGAAGTCATTTTGCGCGACGAAGCAAGAGTTATCACAGTTGGTGTTGAAGTGAAAGAAGCATACGGTTTAGAAAATCCTGTCTTCATTAGTGTCCCAGCTGTCATTGGTGCAGAAGGAGTCAGAGAACTACTTGAATTAAATCTCTCAGACGATGAACAAAAAGAATTAAAACAAATCGCCGCAAAAACCACCGAGAAATTGGAAGAATTGCAACTTAACAAAGGAGGGATTAGTTAATGGAATACAGTTATCCACTAAATCCAGACTGGACAACCGAAGAAATGACGATTGTTGTACAATTTTTAGAAGCTATTGAGCGAGCGTATGAAAAGGGCATAGATACGCTTGAGCTCAAAGAAAAATATCGAGCATTCAAACAAGTAGTCCCTGCCAAAGGAGAAGAAAAACGGATTGGCATAGACTTTGAGAAAGCCAGTGGCTATTCGGCCTATAAAGTCATGCAACTTGTAAAAAACGCAACTACTAGTAAAATAAAAATGCAACCATAATTAAGAGGAGGAATTTTTTTCATGGATATTAGTCAAATTAAAGCAGAAGTAGTAACACCAGAAACTGGAATACACGTAGGTGAAAAGGCAGCGCCCGTTAAAGTAATGTCTTTCGTTAACTTACGTTGCCCATTCTGTCGTGAGTGGAATGAAAAATCCAAAGACGTTCTCACGGAATATATTCAAGCAGGAAAAATCGAATTAATTATTAAACCATTTGATAAAGAGAAAGAATCTTTACAACGAGGAAATGTGACGCATCGTTATTTAGATTATTCAACACCAGAAAAAACACGTGAAACAATCAACAAGATTTATAGCAAGCAAGATGAGTGGGGTAGCCTTTCACTTGATGAAGTAGCTACTTATATGGAATCTGAATTAGGCTTAACAGAGCAAGACAATAAAGCTGCATCAGAAAAAATTGTCGCAGAAGCAAATGCAGCAAATGTTGTTTTTGTACCGACTATTATTGTGGGTGAACATATTTTTGATGAGCATATTAGCCCTGAAGAGTTACGTTCTCTACTTGATGATGAATTAGCTAAATAATTAAATAGAAGGAATCCAG of Listeria monocytogenes contains these proteins:
- the pdhA gene encoding pyruvate dehydrogenase (acetyl-transferring) E1 component subunit alpha, whose translation is MASKTKKAIIDVKKQFEAVHKQFELVQILNEKGEIVNPDLMPDLTDDQLVELMTRMVWTRVLDQRSISLNRQGRLGFYAPTAGQEASQLASHYALEKHDYILPGYRDVPQLIWHGLPLTKAFLFSRGHFVGNQFPEDLNVLSPQIIIGAQIVQAAGVALGLKKRKKDAVVITYTGDGGSSQGDFYEGMNFAGAYHAPAIFVVQNNKFAISTPREKQSAAETLAQKAVAAGIPGVQVDGMDPLAVYAVTKFARERAVAGEGPTLIETMTYRYGPHTLSGDDPTRYRTKELDGEWELKDPIVRFRTFLEGKGLWNEEKENAVIDQAKEEIKVAIKEADATPKQTVTDLLKNMYETPTAPIKEQLAIYEAKESK
- a CDS encoding alpha-ketoacid dehydrogenase subunit beta; its protein translation is MAQKTMIQAITDALAVELEKDENVLVFGEDVGKNGGVFRATEGLQEKFGEDRVFDTPLAESGIGGLAIGLALEGFRPVPEIQFFGFVFEVMDSVAGQMARMRYRTGGTRNAPITIRAPFGGGVHTPEMHADNLEGLMAQSPGLKVVIPSTPYDAKGLLISAIRDNDPVIFLEHMKLYRSFREEVPEGEYTVEIGKAAVRREGTDVSIITYGAMVQESMKAAEALEKDGVSVEVIDLRTISPIDVETIIASVKKTNRAVVVQEAQKQAGIAANIVAEINDHAILSLEAPVMRVAAPDSVFPFSQAETVWLPNHNDIIERVKEVIAF
- a CDS encoding dihydrolipoyllysine-residue acetyltransferase, which codes for MAYSFKLPDIGEGIHEGEIVKWFVQPGDKIEEDESLFEVQNDKSVEEITSPVSGTIKEIKVAEGTVATVGQVLVTFDGVEGHEDDAEEESAAPKAESTESTPAPAQASGKGIFEFKLPDIGEGIHEGEIVKWFIQPGDKVEEDQSIFEVQNDKSVEEITSPVDGTVKDILVSEGTVATVGQVLVTFEGDFEGEASHESTPESPAEDAALANNDATSAPATGGNGTPSSKKDPNGLVIAMPSVRKYAREKGVNIAEVAGSGKNNRVVKADIDAFLNGEQPAAATTTAQTEEKAAAPKAEKAAAKQPVASSDAYPETREKLTPTRRAIAKAMVNSKHTAPHVTLMDEIEVTALMAHRKRFKEVAAEKGIKLTFLPYMVKALVATLRDFPVLNTTLDDATEELVYKHYFNVGIAADTDHGLYVPVIKNADKKSVFQISDEINELAGKARDGKLTADEMRHGSATISNIGSAGGQWFTPVINYPEVAILGVGRIAQKPIVKDGEIVAAPVLALSLSFDHRVIDGATAQKAMNNIKRLLNDPELLLMEV
- the lpdA gene encoding dihydrolipoyl dehydrogenase, translating into MVVGDFPEERDTIVIGAGPGGYVAAIRAAQLGQKVTIIEKEYYGGVCLNVGCIPSKALITIGHRFKEAGHSDNMGITADNVNLDFTKAQEWKGGVVNKLTSGVKGLLKKNKVEMLEGEAFFVDDHSLRVIHPDSAQTYTFNNVIIATGSRPIEIPGFKYGKRVLSSTGALALTEVPKKLVVIGGGYIGTELGGAFANLGTELTILEGGPEILPTYEKDMVSLVKRNLKSKNVEMVTKALAKSAEETENGVKVTYEANGETKTIEADYVLVTVGRRPNTDEIGLEQAGVKVTERGLVEVDKQGRSNVSNIFAIGDIVPGVPLAHKASYEAKIAAEAIAGEKSENDYTALPAVVFSDPELATVGLTEKEAKEKGFDVKAAKFPFGGNGRALSLDAPEGFVRLVTRKEDGLVIGAQVAGMNASDIISEIGLAIESGITAEDIALTIHAHPSLGELTMEAAELALGRPIHM
- a CDS encoding malate dehydrogenase codes for the protein MPSKKKKIVVIGRSNLQNLYIHTVLLKKIPAEIYLIDDQAKTSVQDFDYASYYHADATIHAGTFNECRNADIVVFFQEEMSNQIVSKEDNVTLIKEKVKKMMATGFRGIVLVATAESNVVAALIKRFSGLSANQIITLGTMLATSYFQVEIAKLFKISPKNVHGYIIGDNAEDVIPVWSRAFLGGKPILSYLAEDQKRISAEDLQNLTKMITKIPDFPFENKDGCTFRFSTVTVLAELTEVILRDEARVITVGVEVKEAYGLENPVFISVPAVIGAEGVRELLELNLSDDEQKELKQIAAKTTEKLEELQLNKGGIS
- a CDS encoding UPF0223 family protein, with product MEYSYPLNPDWTTEEMTIVVQFLEAIERAYEKGIDTLELKEKYRAFKQVVPAKGEEKRIGIDFEKASGYSAYKVMQLVKNATTSKIKMQP
- a CDS encoding DsbA family protein — translated: MDISQIKAEVVTPETGIHVGEKAAPVKVMSFVNLRCPFCREWNEKSKDVLTEYIQAGKIELIIKPFDKEKESLQRGNVTHRYLDYSTPEKTRETINKIYSKQDEWGSLSLDEVATYMESELGLTEQDNKAASEKIVAEANAANVVFVPTIIVGEHIFDEHISPEELRSLLDDELAK